From Bacillus pumilus, one genomic window encodes:
- a CDS encoding bifunctional lytic transglycosylase/C40 family peptidase, whose protein sequence is MKIIPKKWLLFGIGAIIFFLIILFVGMFSVLSGGLSNKQNDFSYSESEGKANVSPEVERYRSLVANYAKEYGIHEHVDLMLALMMQESGGRGLDPMQASESKCGRIGCITNPTESIKYGVKHFKSVLEKAKGDIKLTLQSYNFGGGFINYVMKHGGNYTKELAIEFSRMMYQKVKHTGNYSCVRPESAATGACYGDIGYVDAVLKYFVGNSTQVGEFKNSTLKLIMEEGLKYKGRPYVFGGSNPITGFDCSGLMQWMFNKGGISLPRTAQQQYNASKKISSSEAKPGDLVFFEKTYNAGVPVTHVGIYLGDNKFYNSNGSGIQYSTLSGYWKEHFYGFGRIASFN, encoded by the coding sequence ATGAAAATCATTCCGAAAAAATGGCTCCTGTTTGGTATAGGGGCCATTATTTTTTTCCTGATAATTTTGTTTGTTGGAATGTTTTCAGTGCTGTCAGGTGGATTATCAAATAAACAAAACGATTTTTCCTATTCTGAAAGTGAAGGAAAGGCCAATGTGTCTCCAGAGGTTGAACGTTATAGATCACTTGTTGCTAACTATGCTAAAGAGTATGGGATACATGAACATGTGGATTTGATGCTCGCGTTAATGATGCAAGAATCAGGAGGGCGTGGGCTGGATCCAATGCAAGCAAGTGAATCGAAATGTGGAAGAATTGGTTGTATAACTAATCCTACTGAGTCTATAAAATATGGAGTCAAACATTTCAAAAGTGTATTAGAAAAAGCGAAAGGTGATATCAAATTAACACTTCAATCTTATAACTTTGGTGGTGGTTTTATAAATTATGTTATGAAGCATGGGGGTAATTATACGAAAGAACTTGCTATAGAATTTTCAAGAATGATGTATCAAAAAGTTAAACACACAGGCAATTATTCATGTGTAAGACCAGAGTCAGCAGCTACAGGTGCATGCTACGGAGACATAGGATATGTAGACGCTGTACTTAAATATTTTGTTGGGAATTCTACTCAAGTTGGAGAATTTAAAAATTCAACGTTAAAACTGATTATGGAAGAAGGATTGAAATATAAAGGACGGCCATATGTATTCGGTGGGTCCAATCCTATTACTGGTTTTGATTGTTCAGGATTAATGCAATGGATGTTTAATAAAGGTGGCATTTCATTACCGAGAACTGCACAACAACAATACAATGCCAGCAAAAAAATTAGTAGCAGCGAAGCGAAGCCTGGTGATTTAGTTTTCTTTGAGAAAACCTATAACGCTGGCGTACCAGTAACCCATGTAGGTATTTACTTAGGTGATAATAAATTTTACAACTCGAATGGTTCAGGTATACAATACTCAACCCTTTCGGGTTATTGGAAAGAACATTTTTATGGATTTGGAAGGATTGCTTCATTTAACTAA
- the mobP2 gene encoding MobP2 family relaxase, with protein sequence MTDTSPGVVIVSKFVTSSKDAFKNYVNYIDRDEAKSNNKQVNEKMFSMYQDYMGDAEKTSSLFTNHIDSLSKNESKQIKKLFEEAQKNKSIMWQDVISFDSNWLEKQGIINQNSNMIDERKIKEATRKAVNAMLKKEGLDKSAIWSAAIHYNTDNIHVHVATVEPTPTRERGKRKPLSIAAMKSSVINELLDRDSQRKLLNDLVRKQIVNGKKKNNTLAWRNKEMKPLFMFIYNHLPEDKRHWQYNYNTLKPLRPYIDELSKKYIEKHHKEEFDLFNKELNEEVDQLKAAYGTGKNAKYEEYRENKINDLYTRMGNSFLKEMKEYDKQQERIKKNVMPNKNKNLRSEYRMQFALKKVERAFRNEYEDWKNQRHYEKLQQQIEYGMER encoded by the coding sequence ATGACTGATACATCTCCAGGAGTCGTTATTGTTTCTAAGTTTGTAACCTCCTCAAAAGACGCGTTCAAAAACTATGTGAATTACATCGATAGAGACGAGGCAAAGAGTAATAATAAACAAGTGAACGAAAAAATGTTTTCTATGTATCAAGACTATATGGGTGATGCTGAAAAAACATCGTCACTGTTTACAAATCACATTGATTCCCTTTCAAAAAATGAATCTAAACAGATAAAAAAACTATTTGAAGAAGCTCAAAAAAATAAGAGTATTATGTGGCAAGATGTAATATCATTTGATTCAAATTGGTTAGAAAAACAAGGCATTATTAATCAAAACAGTAACATGATTGATGAGCGAAAAATAAAGGAGGCTACTAGAAAAGCAGTAAACGCAATGCTGAAAAAAGAAGGTTTAGATAAGAGTGCGATATGGTCAGCTGCAATTCATTACAATACTGATAATATCCATGTACATGTTGCAACTGTTGAGCCAACGCCAACACGCGAAAGAGGTAAAAGAAAACCACTTAGTATTGCAGCCATGAAGTCTAGTGTCATTAATGAACTGTTAGACAGAGATAGCCAAAGGAAATTATTGAACGATTTGGTTCGAAAACAAATTGTGAATGGCAAAAAGAAAAATAATACTTTGGCATGGCGAAATAAAGAGATGAAACCACTATTCATGTTTATTTATAATCATTTGCCTGAAGACAAAAGACATTGGCAATACAACTATAATACTCTAAAACCATTAAGGCCTTATATAGATGAACTGAGTAAAAAGTATATTGAGAAACACCACAAAGAAGAATTTGACCTGTTCAACAAAGAATTAAACGAAGAAGTTGATCAATTAAAAGCTGCTTATGGTACTGGCAAAAATGCCAAATATGAAGAATATAGAGAAAACAAAATAAATGACCTTTATACAAGAATGGGTAACTCCTTTTTAAAGGAAATGAAAGAGTATGACAAACAACAAGAAAGAATCAAAAAAAATGTCATGCCGAATAAAAACAAAAATCTACGTTCGGAATATAGGATGCAATTTGCTTTGAAAAAAGTCGAACGTGCTTTTCGTAATGAATATGAAGACTGGAAAAATCAAAGGCACTATGAAAAACTTCAACAACAAATTGAGTACGGTATGGAGAGATGA
- a CDS encoding pLS20_p028 family conjugation system transmembrane protein, with amino-acid sequence MKDEEILKILKRFSDILEVSNILMDVLRWIGWALVRGLSWLVDSLEGITDSVLTLSGFFKYKEITDFLTTIKPGLYILFALSICFIGYQLMFNRKGNRDQIVPAIVIGLITAALLGTAMSKTNSFIQKGVEVAKYEETGSTANKVIKKNLTDVSLYDNNGWKSTELKKENNIPNKYAKDIDINERLDGDFQMNGDEKISKKGIKVLEKKMAFDSQGNQRIQPLDSGVMGFFSEKYYRWKWDFLNTAITLLVTAATLLFVSIKLARLAFELAFNHILASILAHADIASGGQKLKEVLKHIFNTFAVIVFIFISLRLYLNYSDYISSRLDGVAFLIALIAGSLAVIDGPVMCERVLGIDAGLKSGWGTLVGGLAMAKGASNLTKKGASISKKGASMLATGSLQTAAVTGGAIAGLKGQKNGPSLDEEMKKNNKGKHPAKDNLSNSVDTQPSLQSQMPSGKHQEGNEAAGTNVDASPSLQSQMPSGKDKEGDKAAGTNVDKKPSLQSQMPSGKDKEGDKAAGTNVDKKPSLQSQMPSGKDKEGDKAAGTNVDKKPSLQSQMPSGKDKEGDKAAGTNVDKKPSLQSQMPSGKDKEGDKAAGTNVDKKPSLQSQMPSGKHQEGNEAAGTNVDASPSLQSQMPSGKHQEGNEAAGTNVDASPSLQSQMPPAYSGENQIHSNSYSQPPTIQSDGGTISAGTTPKTNSPVTNHQVNSISTADIPLTNQNRTETRTLGQYFKESIKNKADKNPKIQNAKRTYQLTKNTVQSLRNKNK; translated from the coding sequence ATGAAAGATGAAGAAATTCTTAAAATTCTAAAAAGATTTTCGGATATTTTAGAGGTTAGTAATATCCTAATGGATGTTCTCCGTTGGATAGGTTGGGCCCTTGTTAGGGGACTATCATGGCTAGTCGATAGTTTAGAAGGTATTACAGACAGTGTGCTTACTCTATCGGGTTTTTTCAAATATAAAGAAATAACAGATTTTTTAACCACAATTAAACCTGGTCTGTATATTCTTTTTGCGTTGTCTATTTGTTTTATTGGTTATCAGCTTATGTTCAACAGAAAAGGAAATAGAGATCAAATTGTGCCGGCTATTGTCATTGGTTTAATAACGGCAGCTTTACTCGGAACGGCCATGAGTAAAACAAATTCTTTTATACAGAAAGGTGTTGAAGTTGCCAAGTATGAAGAAACAGGATCCACTGCAAATAAAGTCATAAAAAAGAATTTAACCGATGTCTCTCTTTACGATAATAATGGTTGGAAAAGTACAGAATTAAAGAAAGAAAACAACATTCCTAACAAATATGCAAAAGATATAGACATCAATGAAAGGCTTGATGGGGACTTTCAAATGAATGGTGATGAAAAAATATCAAAGAAAGGCATAAAGGTTCTCGAAAAGAAGATGGCGTTTGACAGCCAAGGTAATCAAAGAATTCAACCATTAGATAGTGGTGTTATGGGATTCTTTAGTGAAAAGTATTATAGATGGAAGTGGGATTTTCTAAATACTGCAATAACCTTACTTGTTACTGCTGCCACACTTTTATTTGTATCAATAAAATTAGCTCGACTAGCATTCGAATTGGCATTTAATCATATTTTAGCTTCTATACTAGCACATGCTGATATTGCTTCAGGTGGACAGAAGTTAAAAGAAGTCCTAAAACATATATTTAACACATTTGCTGTAATTGTCTTCATCTTTATAAGTTTAAGGCTATACCTTAATTACTCTGATTACATATCGAGTAGATTAGATGGTGTAGCCTTTTTAATTGCGCTAATTGCAGGGAGTTTAGCCGTAATTGATGGACCTGTTATGTGTGAGAGAGTGTTAGGGATTGATGCTGGATTGAAAAGTGGATGGGGTACATTAGTTGGCGGTCTTGCAATGGCTAAAGGAGCTTCCAACTTAACCAAAAAAGGAGCTTCTATTTCTAAGAAAGGTGCAAGTATGCTTGCAACAGGTAGCCTTCAAACAGCAGCAGTCACAGGAGGTGCAATAGCAGGATTAAAAGGACAGAAAAATGGTCCTTCATTAGACGAAGAGATGAAAAAGAATAATAAGGGTAAACACCCCGCAAAAGATAATCTAAGTAATTCTGTAGACACCCAGCCAAGTCTTCAGTCACAAATGCCGTCAGGAAAACACCAGGAAGGCAATGAAGCAGCTGGAACGAATGTAGATGCGTCTCCAAGCCTTCAGTCACAGATGCCGTCAGGAAAAGATAAGGAAGGCGATAAAGCAGCTGGAACAAATGTAGACAAGAAGCCAAGTCTTCAGTCACAAATGCCGTCAGGAAAAGATAAGGAAGGCGATAAAGCAGCTGGAACAAATGTAGACAAGAAGCCAAGCCTTCAGTCACAGATGCCGTCAGGAAAAGATAAGGAAGGCGATAAAGCAGCTGGAACAAATGTAGACAAGAAGCCAAGCCTTCAGTCACAGATGCCGTCAGGAAAAGATAAGGAAGGCGATAAAGCAGCTGGAACAAATGTAGACAAGAAGCCAAGCCTTCAGTCACAGATGCCGTCAGGAAAAGATAAGGAAGGCGATAAAGCAGCTGGAACAAATGTAGACAAGAAGCCAAGTCTTCAGTCACAAATGCCGTCAGGAAAACACCAGGAAGGCAATGAAGCAGCTGGAACGAATGTAGATGCGTCTCCAAGCCTTCAGTCACAGATGCCGTCAGGAAAACACCAGGAAGGCAATGAAGCAGCTGGAACGAATGTAGATGCGTCTCCAAGCCTTCAGTCACAAATGCCGCCAGCATACAGTGGGGAAAATCAAATTCATTCTAACAGCTATAGCCAACCTCCAACAATTCAGTCTGATGGTGGTACTATTTCTGCTGGAACTACCCCAAAAACAAACAGTCCTGTAACTAATCATCAAGTCAATTCAATATCTACTGCGGATATACCATTGACCAACCAAAATAGAACCGAGACTCGTACATTGGGGCAATATTTCAAAGAAAGTATTAAAAATAAGGCAGATAAAAATCCAAAGATACAGAATGCTAAACGAACATATCAACTTACTAAGAACACTGTTCAGAGTTTGCGAAATAAAAACAAATAG
- a CDS encoding VirB4 family type IV secretion system protein, which produces MKIKVLERYIRPKNDGSKQGYNSQFISKIQPQGGIKFKEAFIRKGDGFETTIHIYEYPKLVNRFWLEPIMNFEGATTTLDIITEERKSVIKDINKSLSEQENRYENEKHRVSQMEARHSYEELSELVEDISLHGEVMKRVHLRSFLSAKTIAELEDKVKTILEYLEEYKFRGSIFLNEQEYEWKSKSAPYETQNKYANKRKGKPIPANALAGGFPFHFSQLSDPYGFFYGTTQTFGNVLFDLFHKDKKRKSYNAILVGKMGAGKSTVLKKLSVDRSIRSDKIRGFDITGEYRDVVKELNGRMIALDGSDGIINPLQVFKTSEYESVTFAQHLSKMTIYYRNIAPEANGDEIKEFENLLRRLYVIRGLWLEGNKDNRISSLPKEEYPIFSDFLDLVRQELYEDFESKKMWDNLSVPRKERLERIELTITNLIESYGGLCNGITSIENFDDEQIVFFSIRNLLQLKPEIRQAQLFSVINLIWDSMLKHGYPQFEAFNKGELSFEDAIRFLFIMDEAHHVVNARKGNLELLNYLCIFAREARKYFGGMIFGSHMIRDFVPEGSGSEEVEAIKTLFELAQYKLIMQQDSNNLEQLQTIFNGQLSNSELNEIPFLETGDMILVIQGVQNIRFSVECSSEELELFGGGA; this is translated from the coding sequence ATGAAAATTAAAGTCCTTGAACGATATATACGTCCGAAAAATGATGGAAGTAAACAAGGTTATAACAGCCAATTTATTTCAAAAATTCAACCACAAGGAGGCATTAAATTCAAGGAAGCTTTCATTAGAAAAGGAGATGGCTTTGAAACCACTATTCATATTTATGAATACCCAAAACTGGTTAATCGTTTTTGGCTAGAACCGATTATGAATTTTGAAGGAGCAACTACAACCCTGGATATAATAACTGAAGAGAGAAAATCAGTTATTAAAGACATTAATAAAAGTTTATCAGAGCAAGAAAATAGATATGAAAATGAAAAGCATCGCGTTTCACAGATGGAAGCAAGACATTCTTATGAAGAGTTAAGTGAGCTTGTAGAAGACATTTCATTGCATGGAGAAGTTATGAAAAGGGTCCATCTTCGGAGTTTTCTTTCCGCAAAAACAATTGCAGAATTAGAAGACAAAGTTAAAACGATACTGGAATATCTTGAAGAATATAAATTCAGGGGCAGCATATTCCTTAATGAACAAGAGTATGAATGGAAGTCAAAAAGTGCTCCTTATGAAACTCAAAATAAATACGCGAATAAAAGAAAAGGGAAGCCAATACCAGCCAATGCTTTAGCTGGAGGCTTCCCCTTTCATTTTAGCCAATTATCAGATCCCTATGGATTCTTCTACGGAACAACTCAGACTTTTGGTAACGTCTTGTTTGATTTGTTTCACAAGGATAAAAAGAGGAAGTCTTATAATGCAATATTGGTTGGTAAAATGGGCGCAGGGAAATCAACTGTTCTAAAAAAGTTAAGTGTTGATCGTTCTATTCGTAGTGATAAAATAAGAGGATTTGATATCACTGGGGAATATAGAGATGTTGTAAAAGAGCTTAATGGCCGTATGATTGCACTAGATGGTTCTGATGGTATTATTAATCCACTACAGGTATTTAAGACATCAGAATACGAAAGTGTTACTTTTGCTCAACATTTATCTAAGATGACAATCTATTATCGTAATATTGCTCCCGAAGCAAATGGTGATGAGATTAAAGAATTCGAAAATTTGTTAAGAAGGTTATATGTTATTAGAGGGTTATGGCTTGAAGGAAACAAGGATAATAGAATAAGTTCCTTACCTAAAGAAGAGTACCCAATATTTTCAGATTTTCTAGATCTGGTTCGCCAAGAATTATATGAAGACTTCGAATCGAAAAAGATGTGGGACAATTTAAGCGTCCCTAGAAAAGAAAGGCTAGAAAGAATAGAGTTAACGATAACAAATTTAATTGAGAGCTATGGGGGGCTTTGTAATGGAATCACTAGCATTGAAAACTTTGATGACGAACAAATCGTTTTTTTCTCCATTAGGAACTTATTGCAATTAAAACCTGAAATAAGACAAGCTCAACTTTTCAGTGTAATTAATTTAATTTGGGATTCTATGCTGAAACATGGGTATCCACAATTTGAAGCGTTTAACAAAGGAGAATTGAGTTTTGAGGACGCTATTCGATTCCTCTTTATAATGGACGAAGCGCATCATGTTGTAAATGCGAGAAAGGGTAATCTGGAACTTCTCAATTATTTATGTATATTTGCTAGAGAAGCGCGAAAGTATTTTGGTGGAATGATTTTTGGTAGTCATATGATTAGAGATTTTGTTCCAGAAGGTAGTGGTTCAGAAGAAGTAGAAGCAATTAAAACGTTATTCGAATTAGCACAGTACAAGCTAATCATGCAACAAGACAGTAATAACTTAGAACAGCTACAAACCATCTTTAATGGGCAATTAAGTAACAGTGAGTTAAATGAAATTCCATTCTTGGAAACAGGAGATATGATCCTTGTTATCCAGGGTGTGCAGAATATTCGTTTCTCTGTTGAGTGTTCAAGTGAGGAACTTGAACTATTTGGTGGAGGTGCATAA
- a CDS encoding DUF5592 family protein, translating to MRYRIPNEINSELKLTSALFLFDLFFLIGVLGFTSLCSNFVHAKLSIPFYVFMLIVGVISIIRTPLNPKKRMYEALFLALIRDRNKYTSIDREN from the coding sequence ATGAGATATAGAATACCAAATGAAATTAATTCAGAATTAAAATTAACAAGTGCTTTATTTTTATTCGATTTGTTCTTTTTGATTGGTGTACTTGGTTTTACAAGCTTATGTTCAAATTTTGTGCATGCAAAATTATCAATACCCTTTTATGTCTTTATGTTAATCGTTGGTGTGATATCGATAATTAGAACACCTCTTAACCCTAAAAAAAGAATGTATGAAGCTCTATTTTTAGCTTTGATCAGGGATCGAAATAAATATACGTCAATTGATAGAGAGAATTGA